One Streptomyces sp. NBC_01217 genomic region harbors:
- a CDS encoding alpha-L-fucosidase — translation MPMQPWFSDAKLGIFIHYGIYAVDGVPESWSFYSGKVPHEQYMRQLDGFTASKYDPKAWAELFARVGARYAVLTARHHDGVALWDTAHGDLNVVRHTPAGRDLLSGYAEALREHGLKVGLYYSHSDWNHPDYASTVHTDPPNEEVVGNRYASAAPGKEDPEAWARFLAYRNAQVGELVERFCPDLLWFDGEWERSEQQWKMRELSEEILAGNPDTVLNARMLSYGDYATPEQGVPLRAPDGPWELCLTVNDSWGYQHHDNNHKSVRQLVRYFTETIGTGGNLLLDVGPMEDGTIPAEQVERLEGLGRWIDRHRGAVYGTVAGLPAGHHYGPSTLSADRRTLYLICFDTPRESIALRGLRTPVKRVSVVGPGTGLGHRIIGGLGEVPGVLWIDAPTDADVDEYATVLAVELDGELDLYRGTGRD, via the coding sequence ATGCCGATGCAACCCTGGTTCTCCGATGCCAAGCTGGGCATCTTCATCCACTACGGGATCTACGCCGTCGACGGCGTGCCCGAGTCCTGGTCCTTCTACTCCGGAAAGGTCCCGCACGAGCAGTACATGAGGCAGCTCGACGGCTTCACCGCCTCCAAGTACGACCCGAAGGCCTGGGCCGAGCTGTTCGCCCGCGTGGGCGCCAGGTACGCGGTGCTGACCGCCCGCCACCACGACGGCGTCGCCCTCTGGGACACAGCACACGGCGACCTGAACGTCGTACGGCACACGCCCGCCGGCCGCGACCTCCTCTCCGGGTACGCGGAAGCGCTGCGTGAGCACGGCCTCAAGGTCGGCCTGTACTACTCGCACTCGGACTGGAACCACCCCGACTACGCGAGCACGGTGCACACCGACCCGCCGAACGAAGAGGTCGTCGGCAACCGTTACGCCTCGGCCGCGCCCGGAAAGGAGGACCCCGAGGCCTGGGCCCGCTTCCTCGCGTACCGCAATGCCCAGGTCGGCGAGCTCGTCGAGCGCTTTTGTCCGGATCTCCTGTGGTTCGACGGCGAGTGGGAGCGCAGCGAGCAGCAGTGGAAGATGCGGGAGCTGTCCGAGGAGATCCTGGCGGGCAACCCGGACACCGTCCTCAACGCACGGATGCTGAGTTACGGCGACTACGCCACGCCCGAGCAGGGCGTGCCGCTGCGGGCCCCCGACGGGCCGTGGGAGCTGTGTCTGACGGTCAACGACTCCTGGGGCTACCAGCACCACGACAACAACCACAAGTCGGTGCGCCAGTTGGTGCGCTACTTCACCGAGACCATCGGCACGGGCGGCAATCTGCTCCTCGACGTCGGCCCGATGGAGGACGGCACGATCCCGGCCGAGCAGGTCGAGCGCCTCGAAGGACTCGGCCGCTGGATCGACAGGCACCGCGGCGCCGTGTACGGCACGGTGGCGGGGCTCCCCGCGGGGCACCACTACGGTCCGAGCACCCTGTCCGCGGACCGCCGCACCCTCTATCTGATCTGCTTCGACACGCCGCGCGAGAGCATCGCACTCCGCGGTCTGCGGACCCCGGTCAAGCGCGTGAGCGTGGTCGGCCCCGGCACCGGGCTCGGCCACCGGATCATCGGCGGCCTGGGTGAGGTGCCCGGAGTCCTGTGGATCGACGCCCCGACGGACGCGGATGTGGACGAGTACGCCACCGTGCTGGCCGTGGAGCTCGACGGTGAGCTCGACCTGTACCGCGGCACCGGCCGCGACTGA
- a CDS encoding glycoside hydrolase family 16 protein, whose translation MNTTGSASPRILHAPTALAVAGLLTAALLCAPAADAAGTSSTALVDPSTPAGVRPNGGSSHGTLVFSDEFTGTSLDSSKWSSVDALRRTGTYFDAYWKPSNVRVNPNPDSVNGGNLWISLSRPGEDQYATGEIEGRGKFDFTYGTVEWRAQMPPTDDHFGALWLMPTGGTGGVDGTARDGGEYDVIESTQKADAYGNTIHYDGYGADHKASSVNVSAPGLHSGYHTYAIEWKPAQIIYRYDGGVVHTINDPALISQVPMFPVISHEAAEWADGSIYDAPLDYRSNMYVDYIRVWQ comes from the coding sequence GTGAACACCACAGGATCTGCCTCCCCCCGCATCCTCCACGCCCCGACGGCGCTTGCCGTCGCAGGACTGCTGACTGCCGCACTGCTGTGCGCCCCGGCCGCGGACGCGGCCGGGACTTCCTCCACCGCCCTCGTCGACCCCAGCACCCCGGCGGGTGTACGGCCCAATGGCGGCAGCTCGCACGGCACGCTCGTCTTCAGCGACGAGTTCACGGGAACCTCGCTCGACTCCTCGAAGTGGAGCTCCGTCGATGCCCTGCGCCGAACCGGCACGTACTTCGACGCGTACTGGAAGCCGTCCAACGTCAGGGTCAACCCCAACCCGGACTCGGTCAACGGCGGCAATCTGTGGATCTCGCTCTCCCGGCCGGGCGAGGACCAGTACGCCACGGGTGAGATCGAGGGCCGCGGAAAATTCGACTTCACCTACGGAACCGTGGAATGGCGGGCTCAAATGCCGCCCACCGACGACCACTTCGGCGCGCTGTGGCTGATGCCGACCGGCGGCACGGGCGGCGTGGACGGCACGGCGCGTGACGGCGGCGAGTACGACGTCATCGAGAGCACCCAGAAGGCCGACGCGTACGGCAACACCATCCACTACGACGGCTACGGCGCCGACCACAAGGCGTCCTCCGTCAATGTCAGCGCACCTGGCCTGCACAGCGGTTACCACACCTACGCCATCGAGTGGAAACCGGCTCAGATCATCTACCGCTACGACGGCGGCGTGGTCCACACGATCAACGATCCTGCCCTCATCAGCCAGGTGCCCATGTTCCCGGTCATCTCCCACGAGGCCGCCGAATGGGCGGACGGCAGCATCTACGACGCGCCCCTGGACTACCGCTCCAACATGTACGTCGACTACATCCGCGTCTGGCAGTAG
- a CDS encoding helix-turn-helix transcriptional regulator, translating into MRTAVMTGSLVQVCLDEPPRVASVGVGVHGTESLRDVFRLPDLWQLHLYRYAGELTVDGEAHEIRPGYVSLTPPGALVRYRYRGRSEHLYAHLELPRTGDRLTVPVMQSAGAQAPMLSGLLQQAVAVAPRSHARASAEVWAALWRVAALAATREGDAERAHSPVAAAVAHVEANLAGPLSVPEVAEAAGVSHNHLIRLFRAETGATVVAYIRRRRMEQARHLLRESTLSIPAIAASVGIGDLQAFNKACRRELGASPRAVRAGG; encoded by the coding sequence ATGCGCACAGCTGTGATGACCGGGTCGCTCGTCCAGGTGTGCCTGGACGAGCCGCCCCGTGTCGCGAGCGTCGGCGTCGGTGTGCACGGAACGGAGAGCCTGCGTGATGTGTTCCGGCTGCCGGATCTGTGGCAACTGCATCTGTACCGGTACGCGGGCGAACTGACCGTCGACGGCGAGGCGCACGAGATCCGGCCGGGGTACGTGAGCCTGACGCCGCCCGGGGCGTTGGTGCGCTACCGCTACCGAGGGCGGTCCGAACATCTCTACGCGCACCTGGAACTTCCGCGGACCGGCGATCGGTTGACCGTACCCGTGATGCAGAGCGCCGGTGCGCAGGCGCCGATGCTGTCCGGCCTGTTGCAACAGGCCGTCGCGGTGGCGCCGCGCAGCCACGCCCGGGCCTCCGCCGAGGTGTGGGCCGCTCTGTGGCGGGTCGCCGCACTCGCGGCGACCCGCGAGGGGGATGCCGAGCGGGCGCACAGCCCGGTCGCCGCGGCCGTCGCCCATGTCGAGGCCAACCTGGCGGGGCCGCTCTCCGTGCCCGAAGTCGCCGAGGCCGCCGGGGTTTCGCACAACCACCTCATCCGGTTGTTCCGGGCGGAGACCGGCGCCACCGTCGTCGCGTACATCCGGCGGCGCAGGATGGAGCAGGCCCGGCACCTGCTGCGCGAGTCGACGCTGTCGATCCCCGCCATCGCGGCCTCGGTCGGCATCGGCGATCTGCAGGCCTTCAACAAGGCGTGCCGGCGCGAACTGGGCGCGTCACCGCGCGCGGTCCGCGCCGGAGGCTGA